A single window of Halotalea alkalilenta DNA harbors:
- a CDS encoding aspartate aminotransferase family protein: MSRNQAPIFWENARNHLIRYGGDFEPLIIERAAGSFVYDADDRPILDFTSGQMSAVLGHCHPDIAAVICDHASRLDHLFSGMLSRPVVDLAKRLAELAPGELSRALLLSTGAESNEAAIRMAKLVTGGYEVVGFAQSWHGMTGAAASATYSAGRRGIGPPAVGSFAIPAPNGYRPRFGCADHYDWRAELDYGFELVDRQSSGSLAAFIAEPILSSGGIIELPEGYMAALKAKCEERGMLLILDEAQTGIGRTGWLFACQREGVAPDILTLSKTLGAGLPLAAVLTTPSIEERAHERGYLFYTTHVSDPLPAAVGLKVLEVVERDGLVERARQAGQRLKSGLRALMAKHDCIGDVRGQGLLLGVEVVKSRRTKEPAIDLGVAINRECMDLGLSMNIARLPGMGGVFRIAPPLNVSDEEIDLGLALLDRAIAQARV; encoded by the coding sequence ATGTCGAGGAATCAAGCGCCGATCTTCTGGGAAAATGCGCGCAATCACCTGATCCGCTACGGCGGTGATTTCGAGCCGCTGATTATCGAACGGGCCGCCGGCAGTTTCGTCTACGACGCTGACGACCGGCCGATCCTGGACTTCACCTCCGGGCAGATGAGTGCCGTGCTGGGCCACTGCCATCCCGATATCGCTGCGGTGATCTGCGACCATGCCAGCCGCCTGGATCACCTGTTCAGCGGCATGCTTTCACGCCCGGTGGTGGATCTGGCCAAGCGTCTGGCCGAGCTGGCGCCCGGAGAGCTGAGCCGAGCGCTGCTGCTGAGCACCGGTGCCGAGTCGAATGAAGCGGCCATCCGCATGGCCAAACTGGTGACCGGTGGCTACGAGGTGGTCGGCTTCGCCCAGTCCTGGCACGGGATGACGGGAGCCGCCGCCTCGGCCACCTACAGCGCCGGCCGGCGCGGCATCGGCCCGCCCGCGGTGGGCTCCTTCGCCATCCCGGCACCCAATGGCTATCGACCGCGATTCGGCTGCGCCGATCACTACGACTGGCGCGCCGAGCTCGACTACGGCTTCGAGCTGGTCGACCGCCAATCGAGCGGAAGCCTGGCGGCGTTCATCGCCGAGCCGATCCTCAGCTCCGGCGGCATCATCGAACTGCCCGAAGGCTACATGGCGGCACTCAAAGCCAAGTGCGAAGAGCGAGGCATGCTGCTGATCCTCGACGAGGCCCAGACCGGCATCGGTCGCACCGGCTGGCTGTTCGCCTGCCAGCGCGAAGGTGTCGCTCCGGACATCCTCACCCTGTCCAAGACACTCGGCGCCGGCCTGCCCCTGGCAGCGGTACTGACCACCCCATCGATCGAGGAACGCGCCCACGAGCGCGGCTACCTGTTCTATACCACCCACGTATCGGACCCCTTGCCCGCCGCGGTGGGACTCAAGGTACTGGAGGTGGTCGAGCGCGACGGCCTGGTCGAGCGGGCCAGGCAGGCCGGGCAGCGCTTGAAGTCCGGCCTGCGGGCGCTCATGGCCAAACACGATTGCATCGGAGACGTGCGAGGACAGGGCCTGCTCCTCGGCGTGGAGGTGGTCAAGAGTCGCCGGACGAAGGAACCCGCCATCGATCTGGGCGTTGCGATCAATCGTGAATGCATGGACCTTGGACTGAGCATGAACATCGCCCGGCTGCCAGGCATGGGGGGCGTATTCCGAATCGCGCCACCGCTGAACGTGAGCGATGAGGAGATCGATCTGGGATTGGCGCTGCTGGACCGAGCCATTGCCCAAGCGCGAGTATGA
- a CDS encoding ABC transporter permease, whose product MDTSSQLRSGTVISASSLIGPATILVALGVIVPLLFLLRYSLNEYDPRLLMVEAFTPANYVDFFTDPYFLGAFFTTVRISVVCTLACILLGFPLAYVLARTQSRFKNLMIIAVVIPLFVGNAVRAAGWMTLLGSQGFLSVTLMDLGITSTMTEIMFSETAVVIGIIAVNLPYMVLTLQSVLESVNRNLEEAAFSLGAPPLTMFRRVLWPLSMPGIAAGTILTFILAMNAYATPVLLGGPEFRMLAPLVYGQFQMNNWPLAAAIAFVLMATTLLLTVVASLVTRQSFRN is encoded by the coding sequence GTGGATACATCCTCGCAGCTCCGCTCCGGCACTGTCATCAGCGCCTCCAGCCTGATCGGCCCGGCGACCATCCTCGTGGCGCTAGGGGTGATCGTGCCGCTGCTGTTTCTCTTGCGCTACTCGCTCAACGAATATGATCCGCGCCTTCTGATGGTGGAAGCCTTTACCCCGGCCAACTATGTCGACTTCTTCACCGACCCATATTTTCTTGGCGCTTTCTTCACCACCGTACGCATCTCGGTCGTCTGTACGCTAGCCTGCATCCTGCTGGGGTTTCCGCTGGCCTATGTGTTGGCGCGGACTCAGTCGCGTTTCAAGAACCTGATGATCATCGCCGTCGTCATTCCTCTGTTCGTCGGCAACGCCGTGCGCGCGGCAGGATGGATGACACTGCTCGGAAGCCAGGGCTTCCTCAGTGTCACCTTGATGGATCTTGGTATCACCTCGACGATGACCGAGATCATGTTCAGTGAGACGGCGGTAGTCATCGGCATAATCGCCGTCAACTTGCCCTACATGGTCTTGACCTTGCAGAGCGTGCTGGAAAGCGTGAATAGAAATCTCGAGGAGGCGGCCTTTTCCCTTGGCGCTCCTCCACTTACGATGTTTCGTCGCGTGCTCTGGCCGCTCTCCATGCCGGGAATTGCCGCGGGGACCATTTTGACCTTCATACTGGCAATGAATGCCTATGCGACCCCCGTTCTGCTCGGCGGGCCTGAGTTCCGTATGCTGGCACCGCTGGTTTACGGTCAGTTCCAGATGAATAACTGGCCGCTCGCGGCCGCCATCGCCTTCGTTCTGATGGCAACCACGCTGCTGCTCACGGTAGTGGCGAGCCTTGTCACGAGGCAAAGTTTTCGCAACTGA
- a CDS encoding CobW family GTP-binding protein yields the protein MPTYQKLRTRIPVTLLVGFLGTGKTTLLRRLLSDPQGVRFGVLINDFGAVNIDSELIVESSSDTVSLSNGCVCCSLSTDLVDAMRRLLDSQPTPEHIIIEASGISRPLPLLEALEVEALEQRIVLDGIFCLIDGAAFNELDFESTELALEQATGADLAIITKSDLATPAQLLATEETLRHALPRMRMIRASGGDVPREILFAAADNLSDCARKSTLNDRHWGRGHADDDHGHDHDHGHTDRFESWHWQTTGKIDEDKLRLAIKRLPPDLLRAKGIFHTPSKPDGRLILQLVGKRSELTYEHSDAPDRSAAVAIGVKGSFDPAVLEDILSSCIIDESAR from the coding sequence ATGCCAACTTACCAAAAGCTCCGGACTCGTATCCCCGTCACGCTGCTGGTCGGTTTTCTGGGCACAGGCAAGACCACGCTGCTCAGGCGGTTGCTGTCGGATCCACAGGGGGTACGCTTCGGCGTTCTCATCAATGACTTCGGCGCGGTCAACATAGATTCCGAGCTTATCGTCGAAAGCAGCTCCGACACCGTTTCGCTCTCCAATGGCTGCGTTTGCTGCTCGCTCAGCACGGATCTCGTCGATGCGATGAGGCGTCTTCTCGATAGCCAGCCGACGCCGGAGCATATCATCATCGAGGCGAGCGGCATTTCGCGCCCGCTCCCGCTCTTGGAGGCGCTGGAGGTCGAAGCGCTCGAGCAGCGGATCGTACTGGATGGCATCTTCTGCCTGATCGATGGAGCGGCTTTCAACGAGCTCGATTTCGAATCGACTGAGCTAGCCCTGGAGCAGGCGACAGGCGCTGATCTGGCCATCATCACCAAGTCCGACCTCGCCACGCCAGCGCAGCTGCTGGCGACCGAGGAAACACTGCGCCATGCGCTGCCAAGGATGCGCATGATCCGGGCCAGCGGCGGTGACGTGCCGCGAGAGATCCTATTCGCAGCGGCGGATAATCTCTCGGACTGCGCTCGAAAATCCACGCTGAACGATCGTCATTGGGGCCGCGGCCATGCAGACGATGACCACGGCCATGATCATGATCATGGCCATACCGATCGGTTCGAATCCTGGCATTGGCAGACCACAGGGAAGATCGACGAGGACAAGCTGCGCTTGGCGATCAAGCGCCTGCCACCCGATCTTCTGCGCGCCAAGGGAATCTTTCATACGCCGAGCAAGCCTGACGGGCGTCTGATCTTGCAGCTGGTCGGCAAGCGATCGGAACTTACCTACGAACACAGCGATGCGCCAGACAGAAGTGCGGCCGTCGCCATCGGCGTCAAGGGTTCGTTCGATCCAGCCGTGCTCGAAGATATCCTCTCAAGCTGCATCATCGATGAGAGCGCACGCTGA
- a CDS encoding ABC transporter ATP-binding protein, whose amino-acid sequence MARLQLDTLSKRYGDFYAAQDVSLDIADGEFLTLLGPSGCGKTTTLRMVAGFVEPTSGMIHIGEREVTDLPPWRRNTGLVFQNYALFPHMSVAQNVGFGLEMRGVAKAEREPRILEALRLVRLEHLADRLPRQLSGGQQQRVALARALAFQPDVLLLDEPLSNLDAKLRQEVRLEIRNLQQRLGITTVMVTHDQEEALTMADRLVVMADGQIQQVGTQRDLYERPATPFVAGFVGRSTFLRGRMKADVLVLESGLSIRCGRRLVGDAVLALRPERVTLTAEPPTGFDNVFIGEVEIVSYMGGLTDVHVRISPSDLIVAQIANGEGVRLPEVGNRVHVAWSSNAAIFAVPREKQPEAVH is encoded by the coding sequence ATGGCTCGTCTACAGCTCGACACCCTCTCCAAGCGCTATGGAGACTTCTATGCCGCTCAGGATGTCTCGCTCGACATCGCGGACGGTGAGTTCCTGACGCTGCTCGGTCCATCGGGCTGCGGTAAGACCACGACCCTCCGTATGGTCGCGGGCTTCGTGGAGCCGACCTCCGGAATGATTCATATCGGCGAGCGCGAGGTCACTGACCTGCCGCCATGGCGGCGCAACACGGGACTCGTGTTCCAGAACTACGCGCTCTTCCCGCATATGAGCGTGGCCCAGAACGTCGGCTTTGGGCTAGAGATGCGTGGTGTCGCCAAGGCGGAGCGTGAGCCAAGGATCCTGGAAGCGCTGAGGCTGGTGCGGCTGGAGCATCTGGCCGATCGGCTGCCGCGCCAGCTTTCGGGCGGGCAGCAGCAGCGCGTGGCGCTGGCACGCGCGCTGGCCTTCCAGCCGGACGTGCTGCTGCTCGACGAGCCGCTGTCGAACCTCGACGCCAAGCTGCGTCAGGAGGTCCGCCTTGAGATCAGAAATCTCCAGCAGCGGCTGGGTATTACCACCGTCATGGTCACACACGACCAGGAAGAGGCGTTGACCATGGCGGACCGCCTGGTAGTGATGGCCGACGGGCAGATCCAGCAGGTCGGGACCCAGCGCGACCTCTACGAGCGTCCGGCCACGCCTTTCGTCGCCGGTTTCGTTGGTCGCTCCACCTTTTTGCGAGGGCGCATGAAGGCGGACGTGCTCGTGCTCGAGAGCGGATTGAGTATTCGCTGCGGGCGCCGGCTGGTAGGCGATGCGGTACTCGCGCTTCGGCCAGAGCGCGTGACCCTGACGGCCGAACCTCCAACGGGTTTCGATAACGTTTTCATCGGCGAGGTCGAGATCGTCTCCTATATGGGGGGCCTTACCGACGTTCACGTTCGCATTTCGCCGTCTGATCTCATCGTCGCCCAGATCGCCAACGGCGAAGGAGTCCGCCTGCCTGAGGTCGGAAATCGTGTCCATGTCGCTTGGTCATCCAACGCGGCGATCTTCGCAGTGCCGCGGGAGAAGCAACCGGAAGCAGTGCATTAA
- a CDS encoding ABC transporter substrate-binding protein, with amino-acid sequence MNRFLIDRRRVLTGAAAGVAALAMPSFTRAQAAGTVVVGTWGGDYAQLLNKNVEQPFLISQGWRVIQDQAGDPERRSKMIAERRLPRGSTDIQGLNGPNMYQVYELGLTQEIDYSRIPNAQNLQPGFRFDYCVPHIYSAMVVNYNPDAVDAPDSYAKAFDPSHGNRLGFIDIQYQYTISAAALAAGGSITDIESGQELLLEARRAGARIYPTNEAFAQGLSAGEIDVGIMWKARTVQWQESGIKVASVVPSEGAIPYVSGFSIPQNAQHLDGAYAYLNAMLDPSAQRAFAEDMGYNPVVTNAAVPAELSARIGFTEEEVSLFKNIDYGFLLDHDAEMKTWWDRVFKA; translated from the coding sequence ATGAATAGATTCCTGATCGACCGTCGTCGCGTGCTTACCGGTGCCGCAGCGGGAGTCGCTGCCCTCGCCATGCCGTCGTTCACGCGCGCCCAGGCGGCTGGAACCGTCGTGGTCGGCACCTGGGGCGGCGACTATGCCCAACTTCTCAACAAGAATGTCGAGCAGCCCTTCCTGATATCCCAAGGGTGGCGTGTCATCCAGGACCAGGCGGGCGATCCCGAGCGTCGGTCCAAGATGATTGCCGAGCGCCGGCTGCCGCGTGGGTCAACGGATATCCAAGGGCTCAATGGCCCCAACATGTATCAGGTCTACGAACTTGGATTGACCCAGGAGATCGACTACAGCCGGATTCCGAATGCGCAGAACCTGCAGCCGGGCTTTCGATTCGATTACTGCGTTCCGCACATCTATTCGGCGATGGTGGTGAACTACAATCCGGACGCCGTGGATGCGCCCGATAGCTATGCAAAAGCTTTCGATCCTTCACATGGCAATCGGCTCGGTTTCATCGACATCCAGTATCAATACACCATTTCGGCAGCCGCATTGGCGGCCGGTGGTTCGATTACCGATATCGAGTCGGGCCAGGAGCTTCTCCTCGAGGCGCGCAGGGCCGGAGCGCGAATTTATCCGACCAATGAGGCTTTCGCACAGGGCCTCTCCGCTGGCGAGATCGACGTCGGCATCATGTGGAAAGCCAGGACCGTGCAGTGGCAGGAGTCCGGTATCAAGGTTGCCTCGGTCGTTCCGAGCGAGGGCGCCATCCCTTATGTTTCCGGCTTTTCCATTCCTCAGAATGCTCAGCATCTGGATGGCGCCTATGCCTATCTGAACGCCATGCTCGATCCCTCCGCCCAAAGGGCATTCGCCGAAGACATGGGCTACAACCCGGTGGTCACCAACGCCGCAGTGCCGGCTGAGCTGAGTGCGCGGATCGGCTTCACCGAGGAGGAAGTCTCCCTGTTCAAGAACATCGACTACGGTTTCCTGCTCGATCACGACGCTGAAATGAAGACTTGGTGGGATCGCGTGTTCAAAGCTTGA